ACCTAAGTAAATACTATACAATTTCATAAACTTTATCTTTTGAACATGAAAGCGCTAATATTGCTAATGGTCGATCAAATCATtacgaaaataatatatatgaattcGCCGGTCATTCTTATATCAACTTAATCAAACTGTGTGATTTCCAAATGTTATATTCATCACCATTATATACAACacggaaaaacaaaaatagaaaaaaataaacgacAAAATCCCGTACACAAAACTACACAACGATCAATAACTTATCCGGCTCCGTGCTTGCGCGGAGGCTATACCCCTAGTTTACCAAGTAGGAATGCATTGGACAACAGCAATAAAAATAGTGTAAAGTGTTATAAATACTGATGGAAAAATCCATTGTGCAATGGTTCTTTCCGTACAACGCCGCGCGGGGTttatttagataaataaaaaataacagtAGACAAAGCCCCCGGCGAGGATCGAACTCGCGGCCTTTCGCTTACGAAGCGAACGCAATACCACTATGCTACGGAGGCATTTTGCTAAATGTTTCTAATGAAGTAATATTATCGGCTGCTTATTCAGGAGCTCAAGTTCTTTCAAAGTAAGTCTTGCCTATAAATTGTTGGTTTTTTCTTTTCGCTGTGCTCGGTTTATTTATGTGggtctttctttcttttcgcTTCCATGCCTTGGATGAGTCAACCAGTTTACAATAGCCAGCTCTCAACTGCAATTTATAGCCATCAGGTGAATAAGTATCTGCATAATAATGTGACTTTCAACTTGTAGATGCAGCAAATGTCTCCTTATCTAGCAGTCGATTCCAAACAGCTTACAACATAAACCAGCAGAAGCAGCAGCTTTAGAAAAGGCCGTGGGCTGCTCTGTGCAGACCAGCAACAAGTGGAAACACCGTGCCGCCATTATCGAACCACTACAGTAAACTAAACCTCTGCTTAAACCTGACTAGTACGTTGCTTCCTCCCCAAGATACAACAACAATGTATCTCAACAGCAACATCGTCTCGTGGTTACTGCAGCGACAATGTTAATGAGTCATCGCCATAACAATCCTTTACGGTTCGTGATGAACAGGCGAGATCATTGTTTGATTGTTTCCCATTTCTCTATGAAGATACAAGAATACCCTTGCAATTACTATGCAACGATCAGTCGTGAAGATGTTTTGCTTTCTTTGGAAGCTAGTCTTTGCACGGCTGGATCCTAACCGTGCACAGCTTTCCTCTCTTGGGAAGAACTTCTATCCTGGATACGAGTCTCCACTACCTCAGCACCTTCCACATTGAAGAACCTCGCGACACAATCTCTGATTTACAACGTCTGGAGGCAGCGGAATACAGCAGTTCATCTATCAGGCTTCGCCTCAGCGCACACAACTTTCAACAGCATTGACAGGGATATCCGCAACACCATCAGTGCGAGAAGACATAGGAGGAAATTCTCTCCTCTTATGCAACTTTGGATTAGATAGCTTGCTATCTTAATCTACTTTCATGTGATTGCcttgttttttattcttttttgccAAGGTTTCACGTTTAGGCTTTTGTAACCCTGACCTTTCATATCTATGATATtcacaatttagcaaaaaaaaaaagatgttttgCTTTATAGTTAAACTAGTTTCTAAGAATCAACAGTTGgttgacaaaacaaaacagagtttTGTTCTGTCTTCTCCGCAGAGTGAGATGGTGTTTCATAGGgaaaggaaaaacaaaatctaGGTTTCTACAATTTCCCTCTCcttttagatttgttttaacAACATAAACTGAGTTTCTTGTGCAGCAAGCTATTTATAGTTGTTTCATGGCATGACAAATATACTAAGTACAAACTATCACGTTTACGACATGAGCACTCGCTTATATAGAATATATTTCCGAAACCCTTAAAATGTACTCAAAAACATCGAAAAAGAAGAGTATTTTTAACGAAGTGGAGAtgaagaaacaaatatgttttgCGAGAGATTAGAGGATCCAGCCAAGATTGAGACATAACTTGAAGAAACAAATACGTACGATCTCAAAAAAGCAAAAAAGAATACAAGTGAGAAAATCTTTGTCTTCTCTCAAGAAAGAGCTTGAAAGGATAAAACAAGAGCTTCAGAAGCTGAGAATAGATCCTGAGGAACCCAACAAAAACTAACTTGGATGGTACTGTTTTCAAAACCAAATTCGAAGGTGTTGGAACCTCATGTTGATGATGGACCAACTAGTACTAGTCCAAGGTTGAGATCCATAAGTGAGAAGAGAGGCGCGAAATTTGCAAACTCAACTACGAGTAATAATAATGGTTCGGTGGTGGAGATGTTTCTTGTGAGACACCCTTTGATAAATAAGGATAAGAAAAACACTGTTTGATACCTTTGTTTATTGAAGGAATATTGTCAAAGAAAAAGATTTTGCAATGAAACAGcttcttttataaattttccttctcttcttgtgtgttttgttttggttatgaTAATAATGTCATATCTATGAGTATGACCTTGGTAAATGGTTCTTGAATACATTTATCTATTATACACTATCTATGTTATCCCCAAAGTATGTAAAGAATCTTGTGATGTTATCATTTTGAATGTCTATGGGTTTATAATCATGAACTTAAAACTCAAGAAACTGATCTCCAAACCCTAAAATGAATCTTTCAACCTAGATGGAAATACTAGAAATTTATAAAGAAGCTAGactagtaaaaattaaaaaaaaaatcacaatagtTACATCCTATACATTTCTTTTTAAAGTAGGACagtttaaaattattgaaaatgctATGAGTTTCTAAGAAAACTAGATTCAGAAACATATGTATACCTTATAAATGCTCATATAATATAAGTGTTTCATGATCATCACAACTCatatagaacaaaataaaagcAGAGCCTTGAATCATCAAATGTTATAGCAAAAAAAGATACATGTGAGTTTTAGAGATGTGACTAAACGTAAAAACAGTCACGAACGTCAACTGACATGACCAGTTCTTGACCCGCATCACAAGACATAGTGGAAGACTTGTTGAAGAACTCAATGCAGTCTGCGATAGCTTCACTGAAGGGTACGTGAGATGAATAGTACGAACTACTGCACGATATCTTTGGCGGCTCAGACCTCTCTCCCTCACAACCGTTCTTCTTCCGGCGAGAGGAGGAAGGGATGGTGAGGTCGATGAGCCTCATGAAAATCTTTCGGAACTTGTGGAAGACCTTCATGAAGAtatgatcttttaggatgaagGATCTTGTGGGTTTGGCTATAGTGTAAATGAATGGTGAAAGATATAGTTCGTACGTTGGTGCGTTGATAATATAATAAAGAATCATTCATTTTCCTATAAAAATCCCAAGTAAATTTGTAATGATTCACCAAGGAGGAAAACCAGGAAGAAGAGTGTTTCAATGATTAAACCACCAAAGAATTTCTTGAGATGTGTTTATCCTATGAACATATGTAGGACCCATCTTAACTATCAAATCTcttaatcaaatattaattgTTTCAAATTCTCAATGTAACAGAACAGATGTTTCAGGAGTATTACTAATTTACTAGTTGCTGTAAATCTTTAGTGACtttcaaaatcaaataaatacttGACCTGCGGTCTCGAGTTCAACCTCGGTCATACAAGTTAAATAGTCTTATTCCCGTTGATTAAAAAAACTAGTCTTATTCCTAAAAAATCTTCAAACTAATGCTACTTTAAAAATTTCAACGaatataagaaaaagagaaCAGGAATTGATTAATGTATATGATTAGTCATAGGTTAATTCTGCGTTATAATCAATGCATAATTAAAGCTGTAATTAGTGATTACATTCACAAAGAGTTTTGTGGTCCTGCATTTATTTTTGACCAAGTTATAGCGCACAACAATATTTGGGACCAGTGAGCAAACATTCAGCTTCAAAAGCTTTATTCGTTGGGCAAAACAAGAGTTTAATCTTTAATAAGGCAGATAACGGggagagaaattagagagaagGAGACATGAAGAGAACATAGAAGAGCTAGGAGGCTTTAGGTGAAATGATTATTAGATTATGATCCTTATTATAATTTAAGGTTTTATGACGGCTATGATTATGTCTTGTACTTTACTTCTTCCTTAAAGTTAAAACTAAACCACCTGGGTAACtcataaataattaatagtGTATTAATTAGCAGATAGTGAATTATCTAAGATAATTCTATAAGACTACTTCAATTggttgttttatgattttatctaGTGCAATTGTATAAGGAAAAGCTATTTTAAAGACCAAAAACAAAAGACTATTGGGTCTAATTCAAGCAGCGTTCGTGCACGGTGCACCTTTCAGCCcaaaatttttagagttttttaatAGGTAATAATTGAAGGGCCAAGTGTAACAAGTTTTGAAAGGTCCCCGTGTAATAAACTAACGAAAGGTGCAAATGGTTGCTATTTAGAAGAATAAAATTAGAGAAACTTATATGCTAtcagggctgttcaatatggcaaaaccgaatcgaaccgaaccgaatcgaaccgaaccgaactgaaatagataatatggtttggatttggtatataccatacaaaccgaatggatatgatttttaaaaaaccgtaggatttggatatggttcggtatataaccgataaaaccgaataaatcgaataaaaccgatcaaaaaatagaaacatgtaaacatgtatatattttataacgacgtatgaaaatcataagttaatatttttgctaataactattaccatattttttacagtaataAAAAAGTCatgatttgtaaaacacttgaactataattaaataacaattcatcgcaaacatgcttcttattttcttagtcttcttttgatctttttgttttaatttagcattgaataaattgaaataaagattataaatttaatgataacaattagtggaaattcttcacaatttttttatctataaacgaatagagtttcgtgtttaatagaagaaacatgactttgatgaacgctaaatatgaaagaatataaaaacttttcttttgtgcttcgtgcttctgttttattttttgttttttatttttattatcaaaattttgagctttgattttaattatagatttgattattttcttatagaaacatttttttatttttgttcttttatttaaatttataatattttttaataaatgaatgtgttgacaacatgactctaaaattcatataatatgatcccaaaataaagaattatgttttttgatataaaaccgaataaaccgaaaaccgacggtatataaaccgaaccggaccgaagtaaatatggatttagaatggtagttgtattttactaaccgaaataccgaaaaaccgaaaaaaccgaaccgaaaccgaaccgatatccggattgaacacccctagctATCATTGATATTTAATGTTTTCCTAAATTTCACCATTTTCAAAAGAGATAAACAAAATTCCATTCATCCTACTggagaaaaatacaaaatattacaaaattttaaggaatatatatcaaattgacACTTGTTGCTTGTAAACCTGTACGTCTAACATTGAAATAAAAGCAGAATCAATTACTTCAAAATGCACAAATTCAACTACAGAAAATTCTTGTTACCGACCTGGACTCAAAGGTAAATTAGCTGGAGATTTATTTTTGACGCCCCAAAAAATAATGGTTTGGGCTGCCTATATCTCTGATATCATTTGCAACTTCAAGGAGCAATGGAGTTATTACCAAATAAACAATGTATAGCAGCAGCTTCTGACAATGAGGAAAGTTCCAATGGCTACCTCACAGCTTTCAAAACCTTTAAAATTTATGGGtcaattttgaatttataggggtgggcgttcggatacccgttcgggttcgagtctggtatttcggatttttgggtatttcggtataaGGATagagaacccgttcgggtatttctgtacttcggatcgggttcgggtatttttagttcgggttcaGTTATTTTGAAtagggttcggatatttagattttaaaagaaaaaaaaattaaatttttcattttttaagtttattgtatttaaaaatatagatttcaattaactgtttttttattttttatagattgaatgattaataggtttggagataatatttcaaaaacaaatagatattaatttgggtattgtttttaatctttgaatgtaacttttgttaatacatgaaacaaaaagtttgacatgcattttaaatgaatatcaaatcattttctccataattatatatatacttatgatCTTAAAGTACGTGTAACAtcaatataaacatttttaaaaaaaataagagatgtaaactagaaatataagagTAAGTAttcatatgttcggttattttcggatatccattcgggttcggatattacccgttcgggttcagatatccaatctctcttAACTTAATACCCGTTCAGGTATTTTCttacttcggttcgggtttttcgggtcAGGTTCGGGTGCAGCTTTGgttatcgggtaaagtgcccacccatATGAACTTATATGAATTATACAACTACTAAACTAAAATCATACAATAcctaaataattatattttttaatcaaaaacagatttgcCTGGTTATCGAGAAAACAACCATAAAAAGTTTGAACTTTCGAATTAAAGCCAAAAGAAACTTGAATTCatgtttgaaccaaaaaatactttaacttttaaatattggtCATTTTAAccccattttttttgttaattaggccattttagaaacttgaaaagccAACTGTTAAACCTGTAAATGTCGGTTAACTCGGTTAACGACGTTATTTAAAAACTGATTAAACATTAATGAAATGATGTCGTTTTACATCTGTAAATATTTAAATCGTTTCCTCTTCCGTGAAACCTAAATTTTCTAATTCTCTAATCTCTCAATTTTCTAATCTCCAAAACCCAGAGTCATTGATAATACAAAGAATGGTTAGAACGATGGGTTATTTTGGGTTCGTCGTAGTGAGAGATATGATTGAACAACATAATCAAGTCGGTGAAGAAGGTGATAATGAAAATTATAGTGAGACTAATGAGAATGATAATGAGGCTGAGAATAATAGTATTGGTGTCGAAGAAGact
This Brassica napus cultivar Da-Ae chromosome C6, Da-Ae, whole genome shotgun sequence DNA region includes the following protein-coding sequences:
- the BNAC06G22260D gene encoding uncharacterized protein BNAC06G22260D; this translates as MILYYIINAPTYELYLSPFIYTIAKPTRSFILKDHIFMKVFHKFRKIFMRLIDLTIPSSSRRKKNGCEGERSEPPKISCSSSYYSSHVPFSEAIADCIEFFNKSSTMSCDAGQELVMSVDVRDCFYV